The following coding sequences are from one Pseudomonas mendocina window:
- a CDS encoding superoxide dismutase: MPHSLPVLPYAYDALEPHIDAQTMEIHYSKHHQTYINNLNAALEGTPYAEVPVEELLGQLSALPQSLHAALINQGGGHANHSLFWTVMSPGGGGLPAGELAAAIDAELGGFAAFKDLFTKAALTRFGSGWAWLSVTPEKKLVVESSANQDSPLMHGNTPILGLDVWEHAYYLRYQNRRPEYIGAFFNVIEWREVARRYRQALS; this comes from the coding sequence ATGCCTCATAGCCTGCCAGTACTGCCATACGCCTACGATGCTCTGGAGCCGCACATCGATGCGCAGACCATGGAAATCCACTACAGCAAGCATCATCAAACGTATATCAACAACCTGAATGCAGCACTGGAGGGAACGCCCTACGCCGAGGTGCCGGTCGAGGAACTGCTCGGTCAGTTGAGCGCCTTGCCGCAGAGCCTGCATGCGGCACTGATCAACCAGGGTGGCGGGCACGCCAACCACAGCCTGTTCTGGACGGTGATGTCGCCCGGCGGTGGCGGGCTCCCAGCGGGTGAACTGGCGGCGGCTATCGATGCCGAACTAGGTGGGTTCGCGGCTTTCAAGGATTTGTTCACCAAGGCTGCACTGACCCGCTTCGGTAGCGGCTGGGCCTGGCTCAGCGTGACGCCGGAGAAGAAGCTGGTAGTGGAAAGCAGTGCCAATCAGGACAGCCCGCTGATGCATGGCAATACGCCGATTCTCGGTCTCGATGTCTGGGAGCATGCCTACTACCTGCGTTATCAGAACCGCCGGCCGGAATACATCGGCGCGTTCTTCAATGTAATCGAATGGCGTGAAGTGGCGCGCCGATATCGACAGGCCCTGAGCTGA
- a CDS encoding lyase family protein, translating into MNDTRIERDSMGELEVPGAALYGAQTQRAVNNFPVSGQRMPAPFIRALILVKAAAARANVELQQIEPAMGDAIVGACQQLLDGDFMAHFPVDVFQTGSGTSSNMNANEVIATLASRILGSPVSANDHVNCGQSSNDIIPTTIHASAAIELHERLLPALGHLLKVLCEKSLEVQPYVKTGRTHLMDAMPVRMSQVLDGWGQQIQANIEHLRALQPSLQALAQGGTAVGTGVNAHPRFAEQFCRELSGLSGVPFTSGSNFFALIGSQDTAVAVSGQLKTTAVSLMKIANDLRWMNSGPLAGLAEIELEALQPGSSIMPGKVNPVIPEAAAMVAAQVIGNDSAIAIAGQSGNFELNVMLPLIADNLLYSMQLLTNVSHLLADRAIASFKVNQPKLKEALERNPILVTALNPIIGYLKAAEIAKQAYREGRPIIEVALEHTDLSRAQLEQLLNPEKLTEGGL; encoded by the coding sequence ATGAATGACACCCGCATCGAACGCGACAGCATGGGCGAACTGGAGGTGCCGGGCGCGGCGCTGTATGGCGCGCAGACCCAGCGAGCGGTCAACAATTTCCCGGTATCCGGGCAGCGCATGCCGGCACCCTTCATCCGTGCGTTGATTCTGGTCAAAGCCGCTGCCGCCCGGGCCAACGTCGAATTGCAGCAGATCGAGCCGGCCATGGGCGATGCCATCGTCGGTGCCTGCCAGCAACTGCTCGACGGTGACTTCATGGCGCATTTCCCGGTCGACGTGTTCCAGACCGGCTCCGGTACCAGCTCCAACATGAACGCCAACGAGGTGATCGCTACGCTGGCCAGCCGCATTCTCGGTAGTCCGGTCAGCGCCAACGATCATGTTAATTGTGGGCAAAGCAGTAACGACATCATCCCTACCACCATCCATGCCAGTGCTGCCATCGAGTTGCATGAGCGTTTGCTGCCGGCGCTCGGTCATCTGCTCAAGGTGCTGTGCGAGAAATCGCTGGAGGTGCAGCCTTACGTCAAGACTGGCCGTACCCACCTGATGGATGCCATGCCGGTACGCATGAGCCAGGTGCTGGACGGCTGGGGGCAGCAGATTCAGGCCAACATCGAGCACCTGCGTGCGCTACAGCCCAGCCTGCAGGCGCTGGCGCAGGGCGGTACCGCGGTTGGTACCGGGGTCAATGCCCATCCGCGTTTTGCCGAACAGTTCTGCCGGGAGTTGAGTGGTCTGAGCGGTGTGCCGTTCACCTCCGGCAGCAACTTCTTCGCGCTGATCGGTTCGCAGGACACTGCCGTTGCGGTTTCCGGGCAGCTCAAGACCACTGCTGTGTCGCTGATGAAGATCGCCAATGACCTGCGCTGGATGAACTCGGGGCCTTTGGCGGGGCTGGCCGAGATCGAGCTGGAAGCGCTGCAGCCTGGCTCGTCGATTATGCCGGGCAAGGTCAATCCGGTCATCCCCGAAGCGGCGGCCATGGTCGCTGCGCAGGTGATCGGCAACGACTCAGCCATCGCCATCGCCGGGCAGTCCGGCAACTTCGAGCTGAACGTGATGCTGCCGCTGATCGCTGACAACCTGCTGTACAGCATGCAGCTGCTGACCAATGTCAGCCATCTACTGGCCGACCGCGCCATCGCCAGTTTCAAGGTCAACCAGCCCAAGCTCAAGGAAGCGCTGGAGCGCAACCCGATCCTGGTCACGGCGCTTAACCCGATCATCGGCTATCTCAAGGCCGCCGAGATCGCCAAGCAGGCCTACCGCGAAGGGCGGCCGATCATCGAGGTGGCACTGGAGCACACCGATCTGTCGCGGGCGCAGCTCGAGCAACTGCTGAATCCGGAAAAACTCACCGAAGGCGGCCTCTGA
- the yjgA gene encoding ribosome biogenesis factor YjgA: protein MSDSYDDFSLEKSKSQVKRELHALQELGERLTTLKADLLAKMPLTDALRRALAEAPKHTANAARKRHIQFIGKLMREQDVDAILAMLDQVDSSTREYNERFHALERWRDRLISEGDSALESLVELYPDADRQHLRGLIRHAQHEAAHNKPPAAARKVFKYIRELDEIQRGLR, encoded by the coding sequence ATGTCTGATTCCTACGACGACTTCTCCCTGGAGAAGAGCAAATCCCAGGTCAAACGCGAACTGCATGCCCTGCAGGAGCTCGGCGAGCGATTGACCACGCTCAAAGCTGATCTGCTGGCCAAGATGCCGCTGACCGATGCCCTGCGCCGCGCCCTCGCCGAAGCGCCGAAACATACCGCCAACGCCGCGCGCAAACGTCATATCCAGTTCATCGGCAAGTTGATGCGTGAACAGGATGTCGACGCGATCCTTGCCATGCTCGACCAGGTAGACAGCTCCACTCGCGAATACAACGAACGCTTCCATGCCCTCGAGCGCTGGCGTGACCGCCTGATCAGCGAAGGCGACAGCGCCCTGGAAAGCCTCGTCGAGCTCTACCCGGACGCCGACCGCCAGCATCTCCGTGGACTGATCCGTCATGCCCAGCACGAAGCGGCGCATAACAAACCACCAGCCGCTGCGCGCAAGGTGTTCAAGTACATCCGCGAGCTCGACGAAATCCAGCGCGGCTTGCGTTGA
- a CDS encoding FagA protein: MLYPFFTPCVNCWHWQGFLVRCALRPDEPRLLEFHEWHARQLLDRGLLDAWRASRITLELLLDTACDPALPWHWRTLCLDRAYRPLRVMQQQAHDLPRQRSLNVLLNRLATLRLEPSLSFNEPAQGHPYE; the protein is encoded by the coding sequence ATGCTCTATCCCTTCTTCACACCTTGCGTGAACTGCTGGCACTGGCAGGGCTTTCTCGTGCGCTGCGCACTGCGTCCCGATGAACCGCGCCTGCTCGAGTTCCACGAGTGGCACGCCCGGCAACTGTTGGATCGTGGCCTGCTGGATGCCTGGCGCGCCTCGCGCATCACGCTCGAATTGTTGCTCGACACTGCCTGTGACCCGGCATTGCCCTGGCATTGGCGCACCCTCTGCCTGGATCGCGCCTACCGACCTCTGCGAGTCATGCAGCAACAGGCACACGACCTCCCCCGTCAGCGCAGCCTGAACGTGCTGCTCAATCGCCTGGCGACGCTGCGCCTGGAACCCTCCCTCTCATTCAACGAACCGGCACAAGGACATCCCTATGAATGA
- a CDS encoding ZIP family metal transporter gives MRTLLTSLPDLHGRVFRYLLGGAILLCGGLLLLIQALVMLDQNAQPELLRALRGGLLCATGTALGALPVLFMGELSERWHGRLLGFGGGVMLAATVFSLLVPALEVAGEQGFSPWSAGMLTSIGVLLGAAALLGLGRLLAQRQRHDESDRAQDGLASGVLLFVIAIMLHNVPEGMAVGVAAGAGLSGADSLAIGIALQDVPEGLIVALVLASAGMGRGQAVLIGAASGLVEPVFAVLCAWLVGVSHVLLPWGLALAAGAMLFAVIHEIIPEAHANGHRADASLAVAAGFCLMMVLDTALV, from the coding sequence ATGCGAACCTTGCTGACGTCCTTGCCCGACCTCCATGGCCGGGTTTTTCGCTATCTGCTCGGTGGCGCGATTCTGCTGTGCGGCGGCTTGTTGTTGCTCATCCAGGCGCTCGTAATGCTCGACCAGAACGCGCAGCCTGAACTGTTGCGGGCGCTGCGTGGTGGCCTGCTATGCGCAACAGGGACTGCTCTCGGTGCCTTGCCGGTGTTGTTCATGGGCGAGTTGTCTGAGCGTTGGCACGGCCGGTTGCTGGGCTTCGGCGGGGGTGTGATGCTCGCAGCGACAGTGTTTTCGCTGTTGGTACCTGCGCTCGAGGTCGCCGGCGAGCAGGGCTTCAGTCCCTGGAGTGCGGGCATGCTCACCAGTATCGGTGTGTTGCTGGGGGCTGCGGCGCTGTTGGGGCTGGGACGACTGCTGGCGCAGCGACAGCGTCACGACGAGTCTGATCGAGCGCAGGACGGCCTGGCCTCCGGGGTTTTGCTGTTCGTCATTGCCATCATGCTGCACAACGTGCCCGAAGGCATGGCCGTTGGCGTAGCGGCAGGGGCGGGACTGAGTGGCGCCGATAGTTTGGCTATCGGCATCGCCCTGCAGGACGTACCGGAGGGGCTGATCGTCGCCCTGGTGCTGGCCAGCGCGGGAATGGGGCGGGGCCAGGCAGTCCTGATCGGTGCAGCGTCAGGCCTGGTGGAACCTGTGTTCGCCGTGCTCTGCGCCTGGCTGGTAGGTGTGTCGCACGTGCTGCTGCCATGGGGCTTGGCGCTGGCTGCCGGGGCCATGCTGTTCGCCGTGATCCACGAGATCATTCCCGAAGCTCATGCCAATGGACACCGCGCCGATGCCAGTCTGGCTGTGGCGGCCGGCTTTTGTCTGATGATGGTGCTGGATACCGCGTTGGTGTAG
- the pmbA gene encoding metalloprotease PmbA, which produces MSEVERIGPQALPALQQQVEAILAEAARQGASACEVAVSAGQGLSTTVRQGEVETVEFNRDQGFGITLYVGQRKGSASTSATGEAAIRETVAAALAIAKHASEDECAGLADAALMARELPELDLYHPWSITPEQAVEQALACEAAAFAADQRIKNADGTSLNTHQGCRIYGNSHGFIGGYACTRHSLSCVMIAEGEGQMQRDYWYDVNRQGELLADAADIGQRAAVRAVSRLGARPVPTCEVPVLFAAELAGGLFSHLLAAISGGNLYRHSSFLEGALGQRLFPEWLSLDERPHLPRALGSATFDGDGLATYAKPFVEKGELVSYVLGTYSGRKLGLPSTANSGGVHNLFVTHGDEDQQALIRRMGRGLLVTELMGQGLNLVTGDYSRGAAGFWVENGEIQFPVQEVTIAGNLRDMFRQIVAVGRDLERRGNICTGSVLIEKMTVAGS; this is translated from the coding sequence ATGAGTGAAGTAGAACGGATCGGGCCGCAGGCTTTGCCAGCGCTGCAGCAACAGGTCGAGGCGATTCTCGCCGAGGCTGCTCGTCAGGGCGCCAGCGCCTGTGAAGTGGCCGTTTCTGCTGGCCAGGGCCTGTCTACCACGGTGCGCCAGGGCGAGGTAGAAACCGTCGAGTTCAATCGCGACCAGGGCTTTGGCATCACCCTCTACGTGGGGCAGCGCAAGGGTTCTGCGAGTACTTCGGCGACGGGGGAGGCTGCCATTCGCGAGACGGTGGCGGCTGCGCTGGCCATTGCCAAGCATGCCAGCGAAGACGAGTGCGCGGGTCTGGCCGATGCTGCGCTGATGGCGCGCGAGTTGCCGGAGCTGGATCTCTATCACCCCTGGTCGATTACCCCGGAACAAGCCGTAGAACAGGCGCTGGCTTGTGAGGCGGCGGCATTCGCAGCTGATCAGCGGATCAAGAATGCCGATGGCACCAGCCTCAATACGCACCAGGGCTGCCGCATCTATGGCAATAGCCACGGTTTCATCGGTGGCTACGCCTGCACCCGTCACAGCCTGAGTTGCGTGATGATCGCCGAGGGTGAAGGGCAGATGCAGCGTGACTACTGGTATGACGTCAATCGCCAGGGCGAATTGTTGGCCGATGCTGCGGACATCGGTCAGCGCGCGGCAGTGCGTGCGGTCAGCCGTCTCGGCGCGCGCCCGGTGCCGACCTGCGAAGTGCCGGTGCTGTTCGCCGCGGAGCTTGCCGGTGGGTTGTTCAGCCACCTGCTGGCGGCCATTTCCGGTGGCAACCTGTATCGCCATTCTTCCTTTCTCGAAGGTGCGCTCGGTCAGCGTCTGTTCCCTGAGTGGTTGAGTCTCGATGAGCGTCCGCATCTGCCGCGAGCCCTGGGTAGTGCAACCTTCGATGGCGACGGCCTGGCCACTTATGCCAAACCGTTCGTCGAGAAGGGTGAGCTGGTTTCCTACGTGCTCGGCACCTATTCCGGGCGCAAGCTGGGGCTGCCGAGCACGGCCAACTCCGGTGGTGTGCACAACCTGTTCGTGACCCATGGCGACGAAGACCAGCAGGCGCTGATACGCCGAATGGGCCGAGGACTGCTGGTGACCGAACTGATGGGGCAGGGGCTGAATCTGGTGACTGGCGATTATTCGCGAGGGGCGGCTGGCTTCTGGGTCGAGAACGGTGAAATCCAGTTCCCGGTGCAGGAGGTGACCATCGCCGGCAACCTGCGCGACATGTTCCGCCAGATCGTCGCGGTCGGCCGTGACCTGGAACGTCGCGGCAACATCTGCACCGGCTCGGTACTGATCGAGAAGATGACTGTCGCCGGGAGTTGA
- a CDS encoding HPr family phosphocarrier protein: MPAREITIINKLGLHARAAAKFVGVASTYPCQVRIGRAPESLVDGKSIMAVMMLAAGKGTPVHLHTEGAQEQEAMDALIGLIENYFDEGE, translated from the coding sequence ATGCCAGCCCGTGAAATCACCATCATCAACAAGCTCGGCCTGCATGCCCGCGCGGCGGCCAAGTTCGTCGGCGTTGCGAGCACCTATCCATGCCAGGTGCGTATAGGGCGCGCCCCAGAAAGCCTGGTGGATGGCAAGAGCATCATGGCGGTCATGATGCTCGCCGCCGGCAAAGGCACGCCAGTACACCTGCATACCGAAGGTGCCCAGGAGCAAGAGGCGATGGATGCGCTGATCGGGCTGATCGAAAACTACTTCGACGAAGGCGAGTAG